Part of the Listeria innocua genome is shown below.
AGTAATGCAAAAACGTCAAGCAGAAGGACAAAACGGCAGTGCAAATGCAGCTCCACTTACCGGTCCATTTCAAATTGGCTATAAAATCAAGGATGATGAAGAAATCAAACGCCTTGGTGATGTCTATGATGAAGAACGTCGTATTACTGTTCAAGGGCTCATCTTTGCAACAGAAATTCGCGAGCTTCGTAGTGGTCGTAGTCTTTTGCAATTCAAAATTACCGACTATACTAGTTCGATGATTATAAAAATGTTTTCGCGTGATAATGAAGACGCAGCCATGTTCCAAAATTTGAAAAAAGGCATGTGGGTGAAAGTACGAGGCAGTGTTCAAAATGATACCTTTGTGCGCGATTTAATTATGATGGCTCAAGACATCAACGAAATTGCTGGAGTGAAGCGTCTTGATACTGCCGAAGAAAAACGTGCAGAACTTCATCTCCATTCACCGATGAGTCAAATGGACGCGACTTCATCAGTTGATTCACTGTTTAAGCAAGCAGCTGATTGGGGTCATAAAGCAATTGCTATTACCGACCATTCCGTTGCGCAATCTTTCCCAGAAGCATACGGAGCAGGTCAAAAATATGGCTTAAAAGTAATTTTTGGTATCGAAGCAAATCTTATTGATGACGGAGTACCAATCGCATATAATGATCAACATATCGCTTTAGAAGATGCAACCTACTGTGTATTCGACGTTGAGACTACAGGTTTATCCGCTGTTTATGACACAATTATCGAGCTTGCAGGCGTAAAAATGAAAAACGGCGAAATTATTGATAAATTTGAAGCGTTTATCGATCCGGGGCATCCACTTTCAGCAACTACGATTAATCTAACAGGTATTACGGATGATATGGTAAAAGGATCTGATCCGATTGATGTTGTATTAAAACAATTCAGGGAATGGAGCGGCGACGACATCCTTGTTGCCCACAATGCTTCTTTTGATATGGGCTTTATTAATACCGCTTATGAAAAAGTTGGGCTTGAAAAAGCAAAGAATGCAGTTGTTGACACATTGGAGTTAGCTCGTTTCCTTTATCCGCACTTTAAAAATCATCGTTTAAATACGTTAACAAAGAAATTTAATATTATCCTTGAACAACATCACCGGGCTGTATTCGATGCTGAAGCAACCGCATATTTAGCTTGGAAACTAATTAAAGATGCAAAAGAAATGCACGATATTGAATTTCATGATTCCTTAAATGACTATATGGGAGAAGGCGATGCATACAAACGCGCTAGACCTTTCCATGCAACTATTTATGCGCAAACAGATGTAGGCTTGAAAAACCTATTTAAATTAATCACTATGTCGAACATTAACTATTTCTACCGAGTACCACGAATCCCTCGCTCTCAGTTGAAAAAAATGAGAGAAGGCTTAATCATCGGGACAGCATGTAGTCAAGGTGAATTATTTGAAGCAATGATGCAAAAAGGAATGCAAGCTGCTGAAAAGGTAGCCGAATTTTACGACTTCATTGAGGTTCAACCTAAACCCGTATATGCTCCGTTAATTGAACGTGAACTTGTTCGTGATGAAAAAGCGTTAGAAGAAATATTAAAAAACATTGTCCGCGTTGGTGAAAAAACTGGAAAACCTGTCGTTGCGACTGGGAATGTGCATTACAAAGATCCAGTTGATAAAATTTACCGTAAGATCTTGATTCATTCACAAGGGGGAGCTAATCCTCTCAATCGTGCGGAATTACCAGATGTTCATTTCCGCTCTACAGATGAAATGTTAAAAGAATTCGCCTTCCTTGGAGAAGAAAAAGCAAAAGAAATCGTCGTAACAAATTCCAATTTAGTTGTCGATTGGATGGATGATTTAAAACCGATTAAAGATGAGCTTTACACGCCAAAAATTGATGGCGCAGAAGATGAAGTGCGTAATATGAGTTACGGGATGGCGCACCAATTATACGGGGAAAAATTACCGGAAATTGTAGAGGCTAGACTGGAAAAAGAATTGAAAAGTATTATTGGTCACGGGTTTGCGGTTATTTACCTTATTTCACATAAACTCGTTAAAAAATCACTTGTAGATGGTTATTTAGTAGGGTCTCGGGGATCGGTTGGTTCTTCTTTTGTCGCTACAATGACAGAAATTACCGAAGTAAACCCACTTCCACCACATTATCTTTGCCCGAATTGTAAGGATTCTGAGTTCTTTGATGATGGTTCAGTTGGTTCTGGTTTTGACTTACCTGATAAAGATTGCCCGCACTGCGGAACGCCTTACCAAAAAGAAGGCCAAGATATTCCTTTTGAAACTTTCTTAGGATTTAAAGGGGATAAAGTACCCGATATTGACTTGAACTTTTCAGGTGATTATCAACCGGTAGCCCATGCCTATACAAAAGAAATTTTTGGGGAAGATTATGTTTTCCGTGCTGGTACTATCGGTACAGTTGCCGAAAAAACTGCATTTGGATATGTTCGGAATTACGAACGTGATATGAATATGACCATCCGCGGGGCTGAGGTGGATCGCCTTGTTGCTGGATGTACGGGTGTTAAACGGACTACTGGGCAGCATCCAGGTGGTATTATCGTTATTCCTGATTATATGGATGTTTATGATTTTACTCCTGTTCAGTTCCCAGCAGATGCAACGGACTCAGAATGGAAAACAACCCATTTTGATTTCCACTCGATTCACGACAATGTGCTTAAACTCGATATACTTGGGCACGATGATCCGACTGCTATCCGGATGTTACAGGATTTAAGCGGTATTGATCCGAAAACCATTCCAACAGATGATCCAGATGTAATGAAATTATTTGGTTCCACAGAATCGCTTGGTGTTAAACCAGCAGACATCGATTCAAAAACAGGGACGCTTGGAATTCCCGAATTTGGAACTCGTTTTGTACGACAAATGTTAGAACAAACAAAACCAACGACATTTTCTGAGTTAGTACAAATCTCTGGTCTTTCCCATGGTACCGACGTTTGGCTTGGAAATGCGGAGGAATTAATTAAAAATAAAACATGCGAACTACCAGACGTAATTGGTTGTCGTGATGATATTATGGTATTTCTAATTTACCAAGGATTAGAAAGTTCATTAGCCTTTAAAATTATGGAATCTGTCCGTAAAGGGAAAGGTTTAACCGAGGAAATGGAAGAAGCAATGATAGCAAATAAAGTGCCGCTTTGGTACATTGAATCTTGTAAAAAAATCAAGTACATGTTCCCGAAAGCCCATGCCGCTGCTTACGTTTTAATGGCGGTTCGGATTGCTTATTTCAAAGTACATCACCCATTATATTTTTACGCGACTTATTTCACCGTTCGTGCTGACGACTTCGATTTGACGTCTATGGTAAACGGGAAAGAAGCGGTAAAAGCTACAATGAAAGAAGTAAACGATAAAGGTATGGAAGCTTCAACGAAAGAGAAAAACTTGCTAACCGTTTTAGAAATTGCGAACGAAATGCTTGCTCGTGGTTTCCATTTCCAAAAAGTCGATTTGTATAAATCGTCTGCTGATGAGTTTATTATTGATGGAGACTCACTTATTCCGCCATTCAATGCGATTCCAAGCCTTGGAACCAACGTAGCGAAACAAATAGTTGCCGCTCGTGAAAATGGGGAATTTTTATCCAAAGAAGACTTACAACAACGCGGAAAAGTATCAAAAACGATTATTCAGTACATGGATGACCAAGGATGCTTGGAAGGATTGCCTGATCAAAATCAGCTGTCATTGTTCTAAAAATGGGCAAAACTTGCTTGTAGTCACAATTTGTGATAAACTTATTTAAGAAATACTACGATAACTCAGCCAAGCGTGGGCCAATGCCCACGCTTTCGTTTTGCAAATCTGTCAAAGAGTCACCTGTGGCAGAAGTAGGGGACGAATTAGCTGGAAAAGCGTATCTCTTAAGGAGGCTGAAATGAGTAAAGTACTAGAACAAGTAGAAGCAATTGTTGCGCCAATCACGGATGAACTTCAATTGGAGCTTGTAGACATTGCGTTTGAAAAAGAAGGTCCAAACTGGTTTTTGCGAATTTTTATTGATAAAGATGGTGGCGTGGACATTGATGAATGCGCAGCTGTAAGTGAAAAAGTTAGCGAAAAAATGGATGAATCTGACCCAATTACACAAAATTACTTTTTGGAAGTTTCATCACCAGGGGCTGAACGTCCGCTGAAGAAAGAGCAAGATTTTGAAAATGCGGTAGGTAAATATGTCCATGTGACTTCTTATGAACCAATTGATGGTCGTAAAATGTGGGAAGGGACGCTTGTTAGTTATGACGGCACGACACTTGTCATTACTATCACAGATAAAACACGCAAAATCACTTGTGAAATTCCAAAAGACAAAGTAGCCAAAGCAAGACTCGCAATTCAATTTTAAAAAGCAAAGAATAAGGAGCTGAATAAAAAATGAGCACAGAATTATTAGATGCTCTTCATGTGTTAGAACATGATAAAGGTATTTCAAGAGAGGTTTTAGTGGAAGCGATTGAAGCTGCTCTTACTTCTGCATATAAACGAAATTTCAAAGATGCACAAAACGTACGCGTAGATTTAAATATGGAAAACGGTTCTATCCGTGTATTAGCTAGAAAAGAAGCGGTAGAGCAAGTATTTGACTCTCGTCTTGAGATTTCGATGGAAGAAGCGCACAAACTGAATCCAGTATACAAACCAGGTGACGTCGTGGAACTTGAAGTAACACCGAAAGATTTTGGACGTATCGCTGCTCAAACAGCGAAACAAGTCGTTACTCAGCGTGTTCGTGAAGCGGAACGTGGCATCATTTATGATGAGTTCATCGACCGTGAAGATGATATTATGACTGGTATTGTTGAACGTCAAGATTCTCGTTTTATCTATGTAAACCTTGGTAAAATCGAAGCCATTTTATCTCAAAACGAACAAATGCCAAACGAAACTTATCATGCACATGACCGCATTAAAGTGTATTTAACAAAAGTAGAAAAGACTACAAAAGGACCACAAATCTTTGTATCCCGTACACATCCGGGCTTACTTAAACGTCTTTTTGAAATGGAAGTACCTGAAATTTATGATGGCGTTGTAGAAATCAAATCAGTTGCTCGTGAAGCTGGAGATCGTTCAAAAATCTCTGTTTACACAGCAAATGAAGAAGTGGACCCAGTTGGTGCATGTGTAGGACCAAAAGGCGCACGTGTCCAAACTATCGTCAATGAACTTAAAGGCGAAAAAATCGATATCGTTGAATGGTCAGAAGATCCTTTCACATTCGTAGCCAATGCTCTTAGCCCTTCAAAAGTGCTAGATGTTATTGTAAACGAAGCAGACCAAGCTACAACCGTTATCGTACCGGATTATCAGTTATCACTTGCAATTGGTAAACGTGGTCAAAATGCCCGTTTAGCAGCGAAATTAACTGGCTGGAAAATCGATATTAAAAGCGAAACAGTTGCAACTGAACTAGGTATCTACCCTCGTAATGACGTAGAAGCACCTGTTGTTGAAGAAGCAGAGAGCGAAACTTTTACAGAAGATGAAGAGTAAAAAGGAGAATTATCATGCGTAATAAAAAAATCCCCCTTCGAAAATGTATTATTACCGGTGAACGCTTGCCAAAAGGCGAACTTCTTCGTATTGCGTATTCGAAAGACGGAGCGCTTACGATAGATCCTACTGGAAAAGCCCCTGGACGTGGTTTTTACATTGTTAAAAATGTAGAAGCTTGTGAAAAAGCGAAAAAGAAAAACGCTATTTTTCATCAACTAAAAATGCCGGAACAAGAGTCCTTTTATGATGAGCTAATTGCTTATGTGAAGACTCTCGAGGAACCAACTAATGGATAAAAAAGCACTTTCCTTATTAGGCCTTGCTAACCGAGCACGTAAAATTACCACTGGTGAAGAATTAGTACTAAAAGCAGTTAGAAATGGGAAAGCGAAACTCGTTCTCATTTCAGAAGATATATCCGAAAAAACCGAGAAAACAATCCGCAACAAGTGTGAATACTACAATGTTGTCGTGAAAAAGGCCGGTACCCGGGAAATGATAGGGGGTGCAATCGGCAAAGATACACGTGCAATAGTTGCAATACTTGATAAAGGATTTGCTAATAAGTTAGCAGAATTACTCGGTTGAATCTTATACGGAGGTGTACGACATGAGTAAAGTTCGTGTATATGAATATGCAAAAGAACATCAAGTATCAAGTAAAAAAGTCATTGAAGCATTAAAAGACTTAGGTATTGAAGTGGCAAACCATATGTCCACTATTAATGAAAATGCGTTAAGACAATTAGATAATGCTATTGATGGTACAAATAAAAAAGCCGAAGCACCCAAGAAAGAAACTACTAGCAACGAAAATGGAAATAGTAAGGGGCCAAACAAACCAAATATGACAAATAGTAATGAAAAGTCGAATAAACCAAATAAACCAGCAGGACAAGCTAATAAACCAGCAACTGCAAACAAAAGCCACGGTGCAAAACCAGCGACAAATAAACCAGCAAACACAAGTAATCAGACACAATCAAGCGGCAATAAGCAACCAGCTGGCGGACAAAAACGCAACAACAATAACAACAGTAATCGTCCAGGCGGCGGCAATCCAAACCGTCCAGGCGGCAACAATCGTCCGAATCGTGGCGGCAATTTTAACAATAAGGGCCGTAACACGAAGAAAAAAGGTAAATTAAACCACAGTACAGTACCTCCAACGCCGCCGAAACCAAAAGAACTTCCTGAAAAAATCGTTTTCAGCGAATCTCTAACAGTAGCGGAATTAGCTAAAAAATTATATAGAGAACCATCTGAACTAATCAAAAAACTATTTATGCTTGGTGTTGTTGCAACAATTAACCAATCATTAGATAAAGATGCAATCGAATTAATTTGTGATGATTACGGTGTGCAAGTAGAAGAAGAAATCAAAGTCGATGTAACAGACTTAGATGTTTACTTTGAAAATGAACTAAATGAAGCTGTTGACGAGTCTAAACTTGTTGAACGCCCACCAGTTGTTACGATTATGGGTCACGTTGACCATGGTAAAACAACTTTACTAGATTCCCTTCGTAATACAAAAGTTACTTTAGGAGAAGCTGGTGGTATCACACAACATATTGGTGCTTATCAACTAGAAATTCACGATAAAAAAATTACTTTCCTAGATACTCCAGGACATGCTGCGTTTACAGCAATGCGTGCTCGTGGTGCGCAAATCACGGATATTACGATTTTAGTTGTAGCAGCAGATGATGGTGTTATGCCACAAACAATTGAAGCAATCAACCACGCGAAAGCTGCGGGAATGCCGATTATTGTTGCTGTTAATAAAATTGATAAACCACAAGCAAATCCAGACCGCGTAATGCAAGAATTAACTGAGTATGAATTAGTTCCAGAAGCTTGGGGCGGCGATACTATTTTCGCACCAATCTCAGCTAAATTTGGTGAAGGTCTTGAGAACTTGTTAGATATGATTTTACTTGTTTCTGAAGTAGAAGAATTAAAAGCAAATCCAGATCGTCGTGCAATTGGTTCTGTTATTGAAGCAGAACTTGATAAAGGCCGTGGTCCAGTTGCGACTTTACTAGTACAAGATGGAACGCTTAATATCGGGGATCCAATCGTTGTAGGGAATACTTTTGGTCGTGTTCGTGCCATGGTTAATGACTTAGGCCGCCGCGTGAAAAAAGTTGGACCTAGTACACCAGTTGAAATCACTGGATTAAATGATGTGCCACAAGCTGGCGATCGCTTCGTTGTTTTTGAAGATGAAAAAACAGCAAGAAACATCGGGGAAACTCGCGCAAGTCGCGCACTTGTAGCTCAACGTTCAGCAACAAACCGCGTAAGTTTAGATAACTTATTTGAACATATGAAAGCTGGCGAAATGAAAGAAGTTAACGTTATTATCAAAGCAGACGTTCAAGGTTCTGTAGAGGCCCTTGCTGCGTCACTTCGCAAAATTGACGTAGAAGGCGTTAACGTTAAAATTATTCATACTGCCGTTGGTGCAATCAATGAATCAGATATTACTCTAGCTGCAGCTTCTAATGCAATTATTATCGGATTTAACGTTCGTCCAACAACACAAGCTCGTGAAGCAGCGGAAAACGAAAGTGTAGATATTCGTTTACACCGTGTTATTTATAAAGCAATTGATGAAATTGAAGCAGCGATGAAAGGTATGCTTGACCCAGAATTCCAAGAAAAAATTATTGGTCAAGCGCAAGTTCGTCAAACAATCAATGTTTCTAAAGTGGGTACAATTGCTGGCTGTTACGTAACAGATGGTAAAATAACTCGTGATAGTGGCGTTCGTATTATCCGTGACGGAATCGTTGTTTTTGAAGGCGAAATTGCAACACTTAAACGCTTTAAAGATGATGCGAAAGAAGTAGCAAAAGGTTACGAATGTGGTATTACAGTTCAAAACTTCAACGATATTAAAGAAGACGATGTAATCGAAGCATACGTTATGGAAGAAATTGAAAGAAAATGATTCAATCAGTTATTAGTGAATTTTTCATGCAGGAACCACAAAACCTCAAAGAAAAACGCGCTATACTGCAACGAATTTTAACGAGAACAAAGCAAAAATTCAATATCTCCATTGCTGAAACAGATTATCAGGATTTATGGCAGCGAACTGAAATTAGCTTTGCTGTTGTATCCGCCTCGCATATCCAAGCTGAAAAAGAAGCTAGAGAAGTACTTGCTTTCCTAGATTCTTTTCCAGAGTGGGAGCGAGCTGAGACAGTAATGGAGAAGTTATAAAAGAGGTGAATACAATTGAACGTACGAGCAAATCGTGTCAGTGAACAAATGAAAAAAGAATTGGGCGATATTTTAAATCGTAAAATCAAAGACCCTCGCTTAGGTTTTGTTACTGTAACGGGAGTAGATGTTACTGGGGACTTACAAGAAGCTAAGGTGTTCATTTCCATTCTTGGTACCGATAAGGAAAAAGAAAATACGTTACTCGCACTTGAGAAAGCGCATGGCTTTATCCGCTCTGAAATCGGTCGCCGTATTCGACTTCGTAAAGTTCCAGAAATGTCTTTTGAAATAGATAATTCCATCGCTTACGGAAATCGAATCGATGAATTGCTTCGTGACTTAAATAACGATCAATAATAAATAAAAGTTTAAGGCAATCCCTTTATCTTCTCATTCAAACGGGATGTAAGTGGAGAATTGTCTTAAACTTTTTTTCTTAGAAGGAGGAGCTAGATGAACGGCATTATCCCACTGTGGAAAGAACGCGGAATGACAAGTCATGATTGCGTTTTTAAATTAAGAAAAATTTTACATACAAAAAAAGTCGGCCATACCGGTACTCTTGATCCAGAAGTGGAAGGCGTTCTCCCAATTTGTATCGGTCGTGCAACAAAATTGGCGGAATATGTGACAGATGAAGGAAAAGTATATGTAGCTGAA
Proteins encoded:
- a CDS encoding DNA polymerase III subunit alpha; protein product: MTAKEEEKQERFQLLMTQIGLQDVTTYEEFTKDAKIEKLVADKKNKTWQFHLHVPQIFPAALFHMMDVGMKRAFSQIAETEMQIVPENQTINETLIQEYWNLIVEPIGKQSPMIGKLLMEQKPTFKEPHFIEVAVHNDMEEATIQQRFQAKIIENYGKAGFPRLAMKMHMLDQSETDEYKAFAQAKQEEDQKKAAEAVQVMQKRQAEGQNGSANAAPLTGPFQIGYKIKDDEEIKRLGDVYDEERRITVQGLIFATEIRELRSGRSLLQFKITDYTSSMIIKMFSRDNEDAAMFQNLKKGMWVKVRGSVQNDTFVRDLIMMAQDINEIAGVKRLDTAEEKRAELHLHSPMSQMDATSSVDSLFKQAADWGHKAIAITDHSVAQSFPEAYGAGQKYGLKVIFGIEANLIDDGVPIAYNDQHIALEDATYCVFDVETTGLSAVYDTIIELAGVKMKNGEIIDKFEAFIDPGHPLSATTINLTGITDDMVKGSDPIDVVLKQFREWSGDDILVAHNASFDMGFINTAYEKVGLEKAKNAVVDTLELARFLYPHFKNHRLNTLTKKFNIILEQHHRAVFDAEATAYLAWKLIKDAKEMHDIEFHDSLNDYMGEGDAYKRARPFHATIYAQTDVGLKNLFKLITMSNINYFYRVPRIPRSQLKKMREGLIIGTACSQGELFEAMMQKGMQAAEKVAEFYDFIEVQPKPVYAPLIERELVRDEKALEEILKNIVRVGEKTGKPVVATGNVHYKDPVDKIYRKILIHSQGGANPLNRAELPDVHFRSTDEMLKEFAFLGEEKAKEIVVTNSNLVVDWMDDLKPIKDELYTPKIDGAEDEVRNMSYGMAHQLYGEKLPEIVEARLEKELKSIIGHGFAVIYLISHKLVKKSLVDGYLVGSRGSVGSSFVATMTEITEVNPLPPHYLCPNCKDSEFFDDGSVGSGFDLPDKDCPHCGTPYQKEGQDIPFETFLGFKGDKVPDIDLNFSGDYQPVAHAYTKEIFGEDYVFRAGTIGTVAEKTAFGYVRNYERDMNMTIRGAEVDRLVAGCTGVKRTTGQHPGGIIVIPDYMDVYDFTPVQFPADATDSEWKTTHFDFHSIHDNVLKLDILGHDDPTAIRMLQDLSGIDPKTIPTDDPDVMKLFGSTESLGVKPADIDSKTGTLGIPEFGTRFVRQMLEQTKPTTFSELVQISGLSHGTDVWLGNAEELIKNKTCELPDVIGCRDDIMVFLIYQGLESSLAFKIMESVRKGKGLTEEMEEAMIANKVPLWYIESCKKIKYMFPKAHAAAYVLMAVRIAYFKVHHPLYFYATYFTVRADDFDLTSMVNGKEAVKATMKEVNDKGMEASTKEKNLLTVLEIANEMLARGFHFQKVDLYKSSADEFIIDGDSLIPPFNAIPSLGTNVAKQIVAARENGEFLSKEDLQQRGKVSKTIIQYMDDQGCLEGLPDQNQLSLF
- the rimP gene encoding ribosome maturation factor RimP, translated to MSKVLEQVEAIVAPITDELQLELVDIAFEKEGPNWFLRIFIDKDGGVDIDECAAVSEKVSEKMDESDPITQNYFLEVSSPGAERPLKKEQDFENAVGKYVHVTSYEPIDGRKMWEGTLVSYDGTTLVITITDKTRKITCEIPKDKVAKARLAIQF
- the nusA gene encoding transcription termination factor NusA — its product is MSTELLDALHVLEHDKGISREVLVEAIEAALTSAYKRNFKDAQNVRVDLNMENGSIRVLARKEAVEQVFDSRLEISMEEAHKLNPVYKPGDVVELEVTPKDFGRIAAQTAKQVVTQRVREAERGIIYDEFIDREDDIMTGIVERQDSRFIYVNLGKIEAILSQNEQMPNETYHAHDRIKVYLTKVEKTTKGPQIFVSRTHPGLLKRLFEMEVPEIYDGVVEIKSVAREAGDRSKISVYTANEEVDPVGACVGPKGARVQTIVNELKGEKIDIVEWSEDPFTFVANALSPSKVLDVIVNEADQATTVIVPDYQLSLAIGKRGQNARLAAKLTGWKIDIKSETVATELGIYPRNDVEAPVVEEAESETFTEDEE
- the rnpM gene encoding RNase P modulator RnpM, whose translation is MRNKKIPLRKCIITGERLPKGELLRIAYSKDGALTIDPTGKAPGRGFYIVKNVEACEKAKKKNAIFHQLKMPEQESFYDELIAYVKTLEEPTNG
- a CDS encoding YlxQ family RNA-binding protein — encoded protein: MDKKALSLLGLANRARKITTGEELVLKAVRNGKAKLVLISEDISEKTEKTIRNKCEYYNVVVKKAGTREMIGGAIGKDTRAIVAILDKGFANKLAELLG
- the infB gene encoding translation initiation factor IF-2 — protein: MSKVRVYEYAKEHQVSSKKVIEALKDLGIEVANHMSTINENALRQLDNAIDGTNKKAEAPKKETTSNENGNSKGPNKPNMTNSNEKSNKPNKPAGQANKPATANKSHGAKPATNKPANTSNQTQSSGNKQPAGGQKRNNNNNSNRPGGGNPNRPGGNNRPNRGGNFNNKGRNTKKKGKLNHSTVPPTPPKPKELPEKIVFSESLTVAELAKKLYREPSELIKKLFMLGVVATINQSLDKDAIELICDDYGVQVEEEIKVDVTDLDVYFENELNEAVDESKLVERPPVVTIMGHVDHGKTTLLDSLRNTKVTLGEAGGITQHIGAYQLEIHDKKITFLDTPGHAAFTAMRARGAQITDITILVVAADDGVMPQTIEAINHAKAAGMPIIVAVNKIDKPQANPDRVMQELTEYELVPEAWGGDTIFAPISAKFGEGLENLLDMILLVSEVEELKANPDRRAIGSVIEAELDKGRGPVATLLVQDGTLNIGDPIVVGNTFGRVRAMVNDLGRRVKKVGPSTPVEITGLNDVPQAGDRFVVFEDEKTARNIGETRASRALVAQRSATNRVSLDNLFEHMKAGEMKEVNVIIKADVQGSVEALAASLRKIDVEGVNVKIIHTAVGAINESDITLAAASNAIIIGFNVRPTTQAREAAENESVDIRLHRVIYKAIDEIEAAMKGMLDPEFQEKIIGQAQVRQTINVSKVGTIAGCYVTDGKITRDSGVRIIRDGIVVFEGEIATLKRFKDDAKEVAKGYECGITVQNFNDIKEDDVIEAYVMEEIERK
- a CDS encoding DUF503 domain-containing protein; translated protein: MIQSVISEFFMQEPQNLKEKRAILQRILTRTKQKFNISIAETDYQDLWQRTEISFAVVSASHIQAEKEAREVLAFLDSFPEWERAETVMEKL
- the rbfA gene encoding 30S ribosome-binding factor RbfA, with protein sequence MNVRANRVSEQMKKELGDILNRKIKDPRLGFVTVTGVDVTGDLQEAKVFISILGTDKEKENTLLALEKAHGFIRSEIGRRIRLRKVPEMSFEIDNSIAYGNRIDELLRDLNNDQ